From the Cryptomeria japonica chromosome 2, Sugi_1.0, whole genome shotgun sequence genome, one window contains:
- the LOC131868048 gene encoding G-type lectin S-receptor-like serine/threonine-protein kinase At1g34300: MAAPWVLLVIFMAMICVGESEGEGPKTVSRLSSALLNSSGWKPNDNTYLVSSDGTFCAGFYNVTPNRYAFAVWYANDSDRTLAWMANLTSLVGANSSLTLQNAALSISDEHGAIVWRSKVTPNSKYAMDLILQDAGNMVFNQWESFKDFPTFNLLPTQDFTAGDVLQSRLANGTYGRDGNYYSLSLQKETSKLSLFYYRNKEEGREPKWYWQSEDSFPIATMTDSGYLNTSIISTGTPIMASDRGKMGILRRLTLNRDGNLRMYSRKRNPPSSSWVVVWEAILAHCKIHGACGENAVCKVNSAWKPICQCPPGFDPSPVDNRSCKPHNDIKELTNVTFVTLDYVNFEGWNSTQVQPTILQDCIDFCRTNTSCVGFAYNLDNGNCVYQFGKLINGYWSPEAHTRMYLKISASSEEAPNLFQGMLSVLENVCPMLVKISSPNDSDHTTEYIIIIWSFAGAELLCGVYFFYAFLRKYSKFRDMDRLLMSGILPSGGPKQFSYAELKAATNNFSNKLGEGGFGPVYRGVLGDQRQIAVKKLEGLHHGEKQFWAEVSIIGRIHHLNLVRMWGFCAEGEHRLLVYEYIPNGSLEKHLFKTEGATVMEWGVRYRIALGVARAIAYLHEECLEWVLHCDIKPENILVDANFCPKVSDFGLAKLVEKDCSLNVSKIRGTRGYLAPEWFQSNLITAKVDVYSFGMVLFEMVSGKRNLTDNEFYFPEWAFQKVVVEGKPEEVVDKRLNGIRENRSEMEAVRRVVKTALWCSQSRAEERPSMGKVAKMLDGSIEIEDPPKPSLFEDAGGSLQSLFQDTGGGSQLPSYSGMNTSITRSGLSRF; this comes from the coding sequence ATGGCCGCTCCGTGGGTGCTACTGGTTATTTTCATGGCGATGATTTGTGTGGGTGAGAGCGAGGGAGAAGGGCCCAAGACAGTGTCTCGTCTCTCTTCTGCTCTTCTGAACTCATCTGGTTGGAAACCCAACGACAACACGTACTTGGTTTCTTCAGATGGTACGTTTTGTGCTGGGTTTTATAACGTGACACCAAATCGTTATGCCTTTGCTGTCTGGTATGCCAACGATTCTGATCGAACTCTAGCGTGGATGGCGAACTTAACTTCTCTTGTGGGCGCCAACTCTTCTTTGACCTTACAAAACGCGGCTCTCTCCATTTCAGACGAGCATGGTGCAATTGTGTGGAGGAGTAAGGTCACGCCTAATTCTAAATATGCCATGGATCTTATTTTGCAGGACGCGGGCAATATGGTGTTCAATCAGTGGGAAAGCTTCAAGGACTTCCCCACATTTAATCTTCTTCCCACTCAAGATTTCACCGCAGGAGACGTTTTGCAGTCGAGATTGGCAAACGGAACTTATGGTAGAGATGGCAACTACTATTCTCTTTCTTTACAGAAAGAGACCAGCAAACTTTCCTTGTTTTATTACAGGAACAAAGAGGAAGGGCGAGAACCCAAATGGTATTGGCAGTCAGAAGATAGCTTTCCGATCGCCACCATGACCGATTCTGGATACCTGAATACCAGCATCATCAGTACTGGTACTCCGATCATGGCGTCCGACCGGGGCAAAATGGGCATCTTGAGAAGATTGACTTTAAATAGAGACGGAAACCTCAGAATGTATAGTCGGAAAagaaatcctccttcttcttcatgGGTTGTAGTTTGGGAAGCCATCTTAGCACACTGCAAAATCCACGGGGCCTGTGGAGAGAACGCTGTGTGTAAAGTAAACTCGGCCTGGAAACCAATTTGCCAATGCCCACCTGGTTTCGACCCGAGCCCAGTTGATAATCGAAGCTGCAAGCCGCACAATGATATCAAGGAGCTCACCAATGTAACATTTGTTACCTTGGACTACGTTAATTTCGAGGGATGGAATTCAACACAAGTGCAGCCCACAATATTACAAGACTGCATAGACTTTTGTAGGACCAACACCAGCTGTGTGGGTTTCGCGTACAACCTGGACAATGGAAACTGTGTCTATCAATTCGGCAAATTGATCAATGGATATTGGTCTCCAGAAGCGCATACACGCATGTATTTGAAGATCTCTGCAAGCAGTGAAGAAGCTCCGAATCTCTTTCAGGGTATGCTTTCTGTACTCGAAAATGTTTGTCCGATGCTTGTAAAAATTTCATCCCCTAATGATTCCGACCACACGACGGAATACATCATCATAATTTGGTCCTTTGCGGGTGCCGAGCTGCTCTGCGGGGTTTACTTCTTCTACGCTTTTCTGAGGAAGTACTCGAAATTCAGAGACATGGATCGACTTTTGATGTCGGGTATTCTTCCTTCTGGTGGGCCGAAGCAATTCTCGTACGCAGAATTGAAAGCAGCCACCAATAATTTCAGCAACAAACTGGGCGAAGGAGGATTCGGGCCCGTCTACAGGGGCGTTCTGGGAGATCAGAGGCAGATTGCAGTGAAGAAACTGGAAGGTCTTCATCATGGAGAGAAACAATTTTGGGCAGAGGTGAGCATCATAGGGCGAATCCATCATCTCAATCTTGTTCGTATGTGGGGATTCTGTGCAGAAGGTGAGCATAGACTTCTGGTATACGAGTACATACCCAATGGGTCTCTAGAGAAGCATTTGTTCAAGACGGAGGGAGCGACTGTAATGGAGTGGGGCGTCAGATACCGCATAGCTTTGGGAGTAGCGAGAGCCATCGCTTACCTGCACGAGGAGTGCCTGGAATGGGTTCTTCATTGTGACATCAAACCAGAGAATATTTTGGTCGATGCGAATTTTTGCCCTAAGGTTTCTGATTTTGGTCTAGCTAAATTGGTTGAAAAAGATTGCAGCTTGAACGTATCTAAGATCAGAGGGACACGGGGATATTTAGCACCAGAGTGGTTTCAAAGCAATCTTATTACGGCAAAAGTGGATGTTTATAGCTTTGGAATGGTGCTTTTTGAAATGGTTAGTGGGAAAAGAAATTTGACTGACAATGAGTTCTATTTTCCTGAATGGGCGTTCCAGAAGGTGGTAGTAGAGGGAAAGCCAGAAGAGGTGGTGGATAAAAGATTGAACGGAATAAGAGAGAACCGAAGTGAAATGGAAGCAGTGCGGAGAGTGGTGAAGACAGCATTGTGGTGCAGTCAGAGTCGGGCAGAGGAGAGGCCTTCGATGGGCAAGGTGGCGAAGATGTTGGATGGCAGCATAGAAATTGAGGATCCTCCTAAGCCCTCACTATTCGAGGACGCTGGTGGTAGTCTACAATCACTTTTCCAGGATACTGGTGGAGGCTCGCAATTGCCTTCTTATAGCGGCATGAACACATCCATCACAAGGTCTGGACTTAGCCGCTTCTAA